From Paenibacillus sp. V4I7, one genomic window encodes:
- a CDS encoding ABC transporter ATP-binding protein, whose protein sequence is MGRILLNHVEKRYGKDGGYAVKDFHLEIHDGEFLVMVGPSGCGKSTTLRMIAGLEDITSGELYIGDQLVNDLPPKDRDIAMVFQNYALYPNMSVYENIAFGLRLRKMPKHEIDLAVKKSSRILEIEPFLDRKPRQLSGGQRQRVALGRAIVRDPQVFLMDEPLSNLDAKLRVQMRTEIIKLHKQLGVTMVYVTHDQVEAMTMGHRIVVMKDGIIQQVDTPQKIYNNPRNMFVAGFIGTPPINLIEGKITESSDGKLEFHTNRYYLEIPLNQSNILKQKNKVNRTVVLGIRCENIHVNLEVNDANTHSHSRISGVQKINELMGADMYLYMDIGMPNLLIVRTRADHNFEENEKLVLSLDMQKALFFDKESKDNLLY, encoded by the coding sequence ATGGGGCGCATTCTTTTGAATCACGTGGAAAAACGTTATGGCAAAGATGGCGGATATGCCGTCAAAGATTTCCATTTGGAAATACACGACGGAGAATTTCTTGTCATGGTAGGTCCGTCCGGCTGCGGGAAATCAACGACACTCAGGATGATCGCCGGCTTGGAGGATATAACATCAGGGGAACTTTATATCGGAGATCAATTGGTCAACGATTTGCCGCCGAAGGACAGGGATATTGCGATGGTATTTCAAAATTACGCCTTATACCCGAACATGAGTGTGTACGAAAATATCGCGTTCGGTTTACGCCTGCGTAAAATGCCCAAACACGAGATCGATCTAGCAGTTAAGAAATCGTCGAGAATACTGGAAATCGAACCTTTTCTGGATAGGAAGCCAAGGCAACTCTCCGGCGGTCAGCGCCAACGTGTAGCCCTCGGCCGGGCCATTGTCCGTGATCCCCAAGTGTTCTTAATGGATGAGCCTCTATCCAATTTGGATGCTAAACTGAGAGTCCAAATGAGAACGGAGATCATTAAGTTACATAAGCAGCTTGGCGTGACGATGGTATACGTGACGCATGATCAGGTGGAAGCGATGACAATGGGACATCGCATCGTCGTCATGAAGGACGGCATTATCCAGCAGGTAGATACGCCTCAGAAGATTTACAATAATCCGAGAAATATGTTTGTTGCCGGATTTATCGGAACGCCGCCTATCAATTTAATCGAGGGGAAAATTACGGAAAGCTCAGACGGCAAGCTGGAGTTCCATACCAACCGGTATTATTTGGAAATCCCCTTAAATCAATCGAACATTTTAAAGCAAAAAAATAAAGTGAACAGAACGGTTGTTTTAGGAATCCGCTGTGAGAATATCCATGTAAACCTGGAAGTGAATGATGCTAACACTCATTCCCATTCTCGAATTAGCGGGGTTCAAAAGATCAACGAATTGATGGGGGCGGACATGTATTTGTACATGGATATCGGCATGCCCAATCTGCTGATTGTTCGAACACGTGCTGATCATAACTTTGAGGAAAATGAGAAGCTTGTTCTTTCTCTCGATATGCAGAAAGCGCTATTTTTCGATAAGGAGTCAAAGGACAATCTATTGTACTAA
- a CDS encoding extracellular solute-binding protein, producing the protein MELKVFFRTRVWISMMLALVCMFSQTLPGLADTSLSSGTDDSKTTSIENQANSSKQLDPYYFEKLDQWKKEGASTDHNGKITILGSKLAGQSADANVSIGPYNEKNGVLIWSALRDEWIEYEVDVAQGGLYTIEISYNPFIGTKYRKPLALNLTLDGSNHFLESKSVQLYRHWKDKLPIRKDERGDEIRPTAEDVSGWLTWELRDLAGAYEDPLQWYLKPGKHRIRLAGSDPMALESITFKAAGKTADYKTVKSGLPSGTTPVQADPIVVEAEQVQWKNDSSIPLAYDNDIASMPYVRGHITYNVIDGQRWASNNQEISWNFDVPETGYYKIAMRADQSFVSNRSSFRQIMINGKVPFSELKAYRFLYASGWKEIALADDQGKPYEFYLQKGTNEISMRVTHAPLKPIAYDLENVISDLRKLSRDLLTLTGGVDDKYRTWDINKDLPGFIEQFNDLNKNLNGIQTRLETINDRSDAVSQALLTVRKDIESLLKDPDEIPYNTGKMITLQGKLADQIKQLSFQPLQLDRLYVVPVEKPFPTMVASFYEKMEGAVVNFFNSFKAKGSKKTDDKVLDVWMLRGRDYVNMLQSLADEMFTTQTGIKVRVNLLKDEKLLVLMNAAGIAPDVALGLQQDIPFDYAIRNGIYDLKQFPDFETFYQRFAPGSWTPFQYNGGFYGVPETQTFQVMYYRKDILQGLGLQVPDTWDELYKMLPVLQQNGMNFTPVEHSVFMQMHGAEYYQQDGTKSGLSSEKGFEAFKKWSELQNKFAIDQRMDSFYQHFRSGTYPIGVADLNTYLQLTVAAPELNGLWGVAPIPGVRQDDGTVVRWSGGNMQASTIMKNGKNPQESWEFLKWWTSAEVQERFGTDLETLNGVTFRWNTSNIDAFVQLPWKEDDLKAILEQWKWFREIPNVPGSYFMERELLNAWNRTVVDGMNYRTSLEIGMKEVDQEIQRKLQEFKFIDTNGKVIRSLKLPVITKPWEGVDKYVEK; encoded by the coding sequence ATGGAGTTGAAGGTGTTTTTTCGAACCCGGGTATGGATTTCAATGATGCTGGCACTCGTATGTATGTTCAGTCAAACGCTTCCCGGTTTAGCGGATACAAGCCTTTCATCGGGGACAGATGATTCGAAGACAACGAGCATAGAAAACCAGGCGAATTCATCCAAGCAACTGGATCCTTATTATTTTGAAAAGCTTGATCAATGGAAAAAGGAAGGCGCTTCGACCGATCATAATGGGAAGATTACAATACTCGGATCGAAGCTCGCCGGTCAGTCAGCCGACGCCAATGTTTCTATAGGGCCTTATAATGAAAAAAATGGCGTTTTGATCTGGAGTGCCCTAAGGGATGAATGGATCGAATATGAAGTGGATGTGGCGCAAGGCGGATTGTATACGATTGAAATATCGTACAATCCTTTCATCGGTACGAAATACCGTAAGCCGCTTGCGTTGAACTTGACTTTGGACGGCTCCAATCATTTTCTGGAATCTAAATCCGTGCAATTATACAGACATTGGAAGGATAAGCTTCCGATTCGTAAAGATGAAAGAGGCGATGAAATTCGTCCGACAGCCGAGGACGTGTCCGGATGGTTAACGTGGGAATTGCGCGACTTAGCCGGGGCATACGAAGATCCGCTGCAGTGGTACTTAAAGCCTGGGAAGCACAGAATCCGTTTGGCGGGCAGTGACCCAATGGCGCTTGAATCGATTACGTTCAAAGCAGCGGGCAAAACGGCGGATTATAAAACGGTAAAAAGCGGACTGCCATCGGGAACCACTCCTGTGCAGGCGGATCCGATCGTTGTTGAAGCGGAACAGGTACAATGGAAAAACGATTCATCCATACCGCTCGCTTACGATAACGATATTGCCTCTATGCCCTATGTGCGGGGTCACATTACTTACAATGTGATTGATGGACAACGGTGGGCATCGAATAATCAAGAGATCAGTTGGAACTTTGACGTACCGGAGACCGGTTACTACAAAATTGCCATGCGCGCGGATCAATCGTTCGTGTCCAACCGATCATCGTTCCGACAGATCATGATTAACGGTAAAGTGCCGTTTTCTGAACTGAAAGCGTACCGGTTTTTATATGCGTCAGGATGGAAAGAAATTGCGCTTGCCGACGATCAGGGCAAGCCCTATGAGTTTTATTTGCAAAAAGGTACCAATGAAATCTCGATGCGCGTCACACATGCTCCCTTGAAACCGATTGCTTACGATCTTGAAAATGTAATTTCCGATCTGAGAAAGCTATCCCGCGATTTATTAACGCTGACAGGCGGGGTGGACGATAAATATCGGACATGGGATATTAATAAAGATCTTCCGGGATTTATTGAGCAGTTTAACGATTTAAACAAAAATTTGAACGGAATTCAAACACGCCTGGAAACGATAAACGATCGTTCGGATGCCGTTTCACAAGCCTTGTTAACTGTCAGGAAAGATATCGAATCGTTGCTGAAAGATCCAGATGAAATTCCATATAATACAGGCAAAATGATTACGCTGCAAGGCAAGTTGGCTGACCAGATCAAGCAGCTCAGCTTTCAACCACTCCAGTTGGATCGCCTTTATGTCGTTCCGGTTGAGAAACCGTTTCCAACCATGGTAGCGTCTTTTTACGAAAAAATGGAAGGTGCGGTCGTGAATTTTTTCAATTCTTTTAAAGCAAAGGGAAGTAAGAAAACGGATGATAAAGTGCTCGATGTTTGGATGTTGCGCGGACGGGATTACGTCAATATGCTGCAAAGTTTGGCGGATGAAATGTTTACAACGCAAACAGGAATCAAGGTCAGGGTGAACCTGCTTAAAGATGAGAAGCTGCTCGTGTTGATGAACGCAGCAGGAATTGCGCCTGACGTCGCGTTAGGCTTGCAGCAAGATATTCCGTTCGATTATGCCATTCGTAATGGTATATATGATCTGAAGCAATTTCCGGACTTCGAAACGTTCTATCAGCGTTTTGCCCCGGGTTCGTGGACGCCATTCCAATATAACGGAGGCTTCTACGGTGTACCTGAAACGCAAACGTTCCAAGTGATGTACTACCGGAAAGATATTTTGCAAGGTTTGGGCTTGCAAGTTCCCGACACGTGGGATGAACTTTACAAGATGCTGCCTGTGCTTCAACAGAACGGTATGAACTTCACACCAGTCGAACATAGTGTTTTCATGCAGATGCATGGAGCGGAATACTATCAGCAAGACGGTACGAAATCGGGTTTGAGCTCGGAAAAAGGATTCGAAGCGTTCAAGAAATGGAGCGAATTGCAAAACAAATTTGCGATTGATCAAAGGATGGATAGTTTCTACCAGCACTTCCGGAGTGGAACGTATCCGATCGGCGTTGCCGATTTGAATACGTACCTTCAATTGACCGTGGCAGCACCCGAACTTAATGGTTTGTGGGGGGTCGCTCCGATTCCCGGAGTTCGGCAGGATGACGGGACGGTAGTTCGATGGTCGGGCGGAAACATGCAGGCTTCGACCATTATGAAAAACGGGAAGAATCCGCAGGAAAGCTGGGAATTTTTGAAATGGTGGACGTCTGCAGAAGTGCAGGAGAGGTTTGGAACAGATTTGGAAACGCTCAATGGTGTTACGTTCCGCTGGAACACATCCAATATTGATGCGTTCGTGCAGCTTCCGTGGAAAGAAGATGATCTCAAAGCCATATTGGAGCAATGGAAATGGTTTAGGGAAATTCCTAACGTACCCGGCAGCTACTTCATGGAACGTGAGCTGCTAAATGCGTGGAACCGGACCGTGGTCGACGGGATGAACTATCGAACTTCACTGGAAATCGGAATGAAAGAAGTGGACCAAGAAATCCAAAGAAAACTGCAAGAGTTCAAATTTATCGATACAAACGGTAAAGTAATACGGTCGTTGAAACTGCCAGTTATTACGAAGCCTTGGGAAGGGGTGGATAAGTATGTTGAAAAGTGA
- a CDS encoding carbohydrate ABC transporter permease, translated as MLKSDSQVLPGLHTSTNRVKKKNPSFLQTIWSYRTSYLFVTPFMICFTLFIFLPVISAILLSFTHYNSIEPPEFAGWDNFRRMLSQDLILIKHALPNTITFALIVGPGGYIAAFMLAWLISILPGVYRKWFTLAMYTPSLAGMVAMSIIWTPMLSSDRIGYLNSVLLNFGFISEPILWVNSKEYLMGSMIFVTLWKSMGIGFLAMLAGILNVNSELYEAGRLDGIRSRLEEIWYITIPATKPQMLFGAVMAVVGAIQSGGIGTALSGMNPTPQYSGHVIVTHIDDYGFTRFELGYSTALSVLLLIFIYFANKLCNKLFGTKEDE; from the coding sequence ATGTTGAAAAGTGATTCGCAAGTGCTTCCTGGTCTGCATACTTCCACAAACAGGGTGAAGAAAAAGAATCCTTCTTTTTTGCAAACGATTTGGTCATACCGGACGTCATATTTATTCGTAACACCTTTTATGATCTGTTTCACTCTCTTTATTTTTCTTCCGGTTATTTCCGCTATTTTACTTAGCTTTACGCATTATAATTCAATTGAACCTCCCGAATTCGCCGGTTGGGACAATTTCCGGCGCATGCTTTCCCAGGATCTAATATTGATCAAACACGCTTTGCCGAACACCATCACGTTTGCATTAATTGTCGGACCGGGTGGATATATCGCCGCTTTTATGTTGGCGTGGTTAATTTCGATCTTGCCTGGTGTTTACCGTAAATGGTTTACGCTCGCCATGTATACACCATCCTTGGCGGGCATGGTTGCCATGAGCATTATTTGGACTCCGATGTTGTCCAGTGATCGGATCGGTTATTTGAATAGTGTTCTTCTTAATTTTGGCTTCATTAGCGAACCGATATTATGGGTTAACAGCAAAGAATATTTGATGGGCTCCATGATTTTCGTCACGCTTTGGAAAAGCATGGGGATTGGTTTTCTAGCCATGCTGGCCGGTATTTTGAATGTGAATTCGGAACTGTACGAGGCTGGAAGGCTTGACGGTATTCGAAGCAGATTGGAAGAAATTTGGTACATTACAATTCCTGCGACAAAGCCGCAAATGCTTTTCGGCGCAGTCATGGCCGTCGTCGGGGCGATTCAATCCGGAGGAATAGGAACTGCGCTTTCAGGAATGAATCCGACACCTCAGTATTCCGGTCATGTGATCGTTACCCATATTGACGACTACGGCTTCACACGTTTTGAGCTCGGCTATTCGACTGCGTTATCCGTTCTCCTACTTATATTTATTTATTTCGCCAATAAGCTATGTAATAAGTTATTCGGCACAAAGGAGGACGAATAA
- a CDS encoding carbohydrate ABC transporter permease, with protein MNNVVALRKFNSWRKRKRLRKFSPTEKVSMVILVLMSIFLLLPLIYIFNHAFKPYHELFIYPPNIFVREPSFQNFLELVSITKSTAVPITRYLFNSFVVTGLAVVAITIVSAMCAYPISKHKFPGHKIMFATILLTLLFVPEVVAIPRYLIVSNLGIFNTYWGHVLPLVAVPTGVFLMKQFIDQLPDELLDSARIDGAKEFTLFIKIVIPVVMPAIATIGIIAFNSAWGNTETSAMFMQDEEMRTFPFYMETLTSGLANSVARQGAAAAAAMLLFLPNFIMFLAFQSKVIATMAHSGIK; from the coding sequence ATGAATAACGTGGTAGCTCTCCGAAAATTCAATTCGTGGCGAAAACGCAAACGACTGCGCAAGTTCAGCCCTACAGAAAAAGTTTCGATGGTTATACTCGTTTTGATGAGTATCTTCTTGCTGCTGCCATTGATCTATATTTTTAATCATGCGTTCAAACCGTATCATGAGCTGTTTATTTATCCGCCGAACATATTCGTAAGGGAGCCCTCTTTTCAAAATTTTTTGGAATTGGTTTCAATCACGAAGAGCACGGCAGTTCCGATAACCCGTTATCTTTTTAACAGCTTTGTCGTAACCGGACTAGCTGTCGTTGCAATCACCATCGTAAGCGCCATGTGTGCTTATCCGATTTCTAAACACAAATTTCCTGGGCACAAAATTATGTTCGCGACGATCCTTTTGACGCTTCTGTTCGTGCCTGAGGTCGTTGCAATTCCCCGGTACTTGATCGTCAGCAATTTGGGCATTTTTAATACGTATTGGGGGCACGTCCTGCCGCTCGTAGCCGTACCGACCGGCGTGTTTCTCATGAAACAGTTCATCGATCAGCTACCGGATGAATTGCTCGATTCCGCTAGAATTGATGGAGCTAAAGAGTTTACGCTTTTTATAAAAATTGTCATACCGGTTGTTATGCCCGCTATTGCGACCATCGGGATCATAGCATTCAATTCCGCATGGGGGAATACGGAAACATCAGCGATGTTCATGCAGGATGAAGAAATGAGAACATTCCCGTTCTACATGGAGACGTTGACCAGCGGTTTGGCGAACAGTGTGGCAAGGCAAGGCGCTGCGGCTGCGGCTGCGATGCTCCTGTTTTTACCGAATTTTATCATGTTTTTGGCGTTCCAAAGTAAGGTCATCGCTACAATGGCACATTCTGGTATCAAGTAA
- a CDS encoding DUF5060 domain-containing protein → MGIQQNGREVDKWERFELMLKGPSGGNPFQEVQLSARFQYKNLIVEPEGFYDGDGTYRIRFMPDRTGVWRYVTRSNHSDLDGHSGEFVCVEPSSGNHGPVRVKDQYLFAYEDGTPYMPFGTTCYHWTHYNEQLEELTLQTLKGSPFNKVRMCLLPTQDMRPPLRLAFVGTNPEDIDKTRFNTDFFAHLEKRIDDLIQLGIEADLVLFHPYDKGYWGVDNMDAEADLFYLRYVIARLSAYRNVWWSLCNEYDFNKFKTVDDWDRLIQFVQHRDPYQHLRSIHNGTKMYKSSWLYDYSKPWITHQSIQHWDAELTTSWREATPKPIVIDEISYEGNSSRRWGNISGEEMTHRFWEAISRGGFVGHGESFIERETRAWISSGGKLYGESTERIAFLRKIMEEGPADWMKAWQLGTYGLLYFGHHQHAYKYVDLPENASYHIEIIDTWKMTITPVKGTFRGRSRVDLPGKSNIALRILKVSEANSAGGDQSEVN, encoded by the coding sequence ATGGGCATTCAACAGAATGGGCGAGAAGTGGATAAATGGGAACGGTTCGAGCTTATGTTAAAGGGACCTTCTGGAGGAAATCCGTTTCAAGAAGTTCAGCTATCCGCCCGATTTCAATACAAGAACCTCATTGTTGAGCCAGAAGGCTTTTACGACGGAGACGGAACGTACCGGATCCGCTTCATGCCTGATCGAACTGGCGTTTGGCGCTATGTTACCCGCAGCAATCACAGTGATCTTGATGGTCACTCCGGCGAGTTCGTATGTGTGGAGCCATCTTCAGGGAACCACGGTCCCGTGAGGGTAAAGGATCAGTATTTGTTCGCTTATGAGGATGGTACGCCTTATATGCCGTTCGGCACTACGTGCTATCACTGGACTCACTACAATGAACAGCTGGAGGAGCTTACTTTACAAACGTTGAAAGGGTCTCCTTTCAATAAAGTAAGGATGTGTCTTTTGCCTACGCAGGATATGCGTCCCCCTTTGCGGTTGGCTTTCGTAGGAACAAATCCGGAAGATATTGACAAAACGCGATTCAATACCGATTTTTTTGCCCATTTGGAAAAGAGGATCGACGATTTGATACAGCTTGGCATAGAAGCCGATCTCGTCTTATTCCACCCGTACGATAAGGGGTATTGGGGTGTCGACAACATGGATGCGGAAGCTGATCTTTTTTACTTGCGTTACGTGATCGCGCGCTTATCCGCTTACCGCAACGTCTGGTGGTCTCTATGCAATGAATACGACTTTAATAAATTTAAAACAGTGGACGACTGGGATCGACTTATCCAATTCGTGCAGCATCGCGACCCATATCAACATCTTCGTTCGATCCATAACGGCACAAAGATGTATAAATCCTCTTGGCTGTACGATTATTCCAAGCCTTGGATTACTCATCAAAGCATACAACATTGGGATGCTGAGCTTACGACAAGCTGGCGGGAGGCGACTCCGAAACCGATCGTCATTGACGAAATATCCTATGAAGGCAATAGCTCTAGACGTTGGGGCAATATTTCCGGAGAGGAAATGACCCACCGATTTTGGGAAGCCATATCCCGAGGCGGGTTTGTCGGGCATGGTGAATCATTCATTGAGCGGGAGACAAGGGCATGGATATCCTCCGGGGGTAAACTGTACGGAGAAAGTACGGAGAGAATCGCTTTTTTGCGAAAAATCATGGAAGAGGGTCCAGCTGATTGGATGAAGGCATGGCAACTAGGAACTTATGGGCTCTTGTATTTCGGTCATCATCAGCATGCTTATAAATACGTTGATTTACCTGAAAATGCTTCCTACCACATCGAGATCATCGATACTTGGAAAATGACCATTACACCGGTTAAAGGCACGTTTCGCGGAAGAAGCAGGGTTGACCTTCCAGGGAAATCGAATATCGCTTTACGCATATTGAAGGTAAGTGAAGCAAACTCGGCAGGAGGAGATCAGTCTGAAGTTAACTAA
- a CDS encoding DUF5605 domain-containing protein, whose protein sequence is MSLKLTKEVERWGVFELTLEGPSEGNPFNDIQLGAQFKKGLLYAEADGFYDGNGKYRIRFMPKEEGVWAFTTSSNCSVLDGIVGEFTCTISEDGNHGPVQVKNAVHFQYADGTRFIPVGTTCYVWHLQSEQLQEQTLRTLQQSPFNKIRMCVFPKSYVFNNAEPDAYPFEGSPEQGFDFSRFCPEYYTHLERRVKDLADLGIEADLILFHPYDEGRWGFDEMSPDEDEHYLRYVIARLGAYRNVWWSLANEYDLMKHKKTEDWTRLFRIVQEYDYGGHLRSIHNCRTWYDFGVPWVTHASIQHNDVRVASEATKQYGKPVIIDECGYEGNLDTRWGSLTPEELVCRIWEGNCRGGYVTHGETYLNAEQVLWWSHGGELHGRSVRRIEFMRGILQDAPGQMTYSSDRLDAATLEVRGEYYLQYFGPHRFAFREFSLPDGKYEVDLIDTWNMTITPLTGSYEGRFRIDLPGKLYYALRIRKMTDSSKK, encoded by the coding sequence ATCAGTCTGAAGTTAACTAAGGAAGTGGAACGCTGGGGAGTGTTTGAGTTGACCTTGGAAGGTCCCTCCGAAGGAAACCCGTTTAATGACATACAGCTTGGCGCTCAATTCAAGAAGGGTTTGCTCTATGCTGAAGCGGATGGATTTTACGATGGGAATGGGAAGTACCGCATACGGTTTATGCCGAAGGAAGAAGGCGTTTGGGCTTTTACAACGTCAAGCAATTGCTCGGTTCTGGACGGGATTGTGGGAGAGTTTACCTGCACAATTTCTGAGGACGGCAATCATGGACCCGTCCAAGTAAAGAATGCTGTTCATTTTCAATATGCGGATGGTACACGGTTTATCCCGGTTGGCACGACTTGTTATGTATGGCATCTGCAAAGCGAACAACTTCAAGAGCAAACGCTGCGTACTCTGCAGCAATCGCCATTTAACAAAATCCGCATGTGTGTTTTCCCAAAAAGTTATGTGTTCAATAACGCCGAGCCGGATGCCTATCCTTTTGAAGGTTCGCCGGAACAAGGTTTCGATTTCTCCCGCTTTTGCCCGGAATATTATACCCATTTAGAACGAAGGGTAAAGGATTTGGCAGATTTGGGCATAGAGGCGGATCTTATACTGTTTCATCCGTATGACGAAGGACGGTGGGGCTTCGATGAGATGTCACCCGATGAGGATGAGCATTACCTACGCTATGTGATCGCACGTCTCGGCGCTTACCGCAACGTGTGGTGGTCGCTTGCCAATGAATACGACTTAATGAAGCACAAAAAGACCGAGGATTGGACGCGCTTGTTTCGTATTGTTCAGGAATACGATTATGGCGGACACTTACGCTCGATCCATAATTGTCGAACATGGTATGATTTCGGCGTTCCATGGGTGACACATGCGAGTATCCAACATAACGACGTGAGAGTTGCATCGGAAGCCACCAAACAATACGGAAAACCAGTCATTATTGACGAGTGTGGGTACGAGGGTAATCTCGATACTCGCTGGGGGAGTTTGACACCTGAAGAGTTAGTTTGCCGGATTTGGGAAGGAAATTGCCGCGGGGGCTATGTAACTCATGGCGAAACGTATTTGAATGCGGAGCAAGTGCTTTGGTGGTCGCATGGAGGGGAACTTCATGGACGAAGCGTTCGGAGAATCGAATTTATGCGTGGTATTCTTCAAGATGCGCCGGGTCAAATGACATACAGCAGCGATCGGCTTGATGCCGCCACATTGGAGGTAAGGGGCGAATATTATTTGCAGTACTTTGGCCCTCATCGTTTTGCATTCCGCGAATTTTCGCTGCCTGATGGTAAATATGAAGTAGATCTGATCGATACATGGAACATGACCATCACGCCACTAACTGGGTCGTATGAAGGACGATTCCGAATCGATTTGCCTGGGAAGCTTTATTACGCTTTGAGAATTCGAAAAATGACTGATTCGTCTAAAAAATAG